One Pseudomonas muyukensis DNA segment encodes these proteins:
- the pvdM gene encoding pyoverdine-tailoring dipeptidase-like protein PvdM, which yields MTKTRSRKALYIGLPLALAVALGSAAAGYFYWQGQAGYPRKIVDQANALHEHMLSFDSHVTVPLNLGSAGHEIDKDGPGQFDLAKAGKGRLSGAALTIFGWPEIWNGANAPHRPSPGFVDAARQEQEVRYKIISGMVRDFPNQVGIAYTPDDFRRLNGEGKFAIFISMLNAYPLGHDLAQLDLWAARGMRMFGFSYTGNNDWADSSRPLPFFNDTADALGGLSPIGEQAVKRLNDLGVIIDVSQMSTLALEDVARLSRAPFVASHSAPRALVDIPRNLSDKEMRLIKDSGGVIQVVGFGQYLKPLGKPVLDKLEALRARFDLQPLQGLANALMPGDAVIAIWPEQRFGEYASALYGILEEEPKATLKQYVDAIDYTVKKVGIDHVGISSDFNDGGGLEGWKDVSEIRNVTAELLSRGYSETDIGKLWAGNFLRVWEQVQKSAHPIANR from the coding sequence ATGACCAAGACCCGTTCCCGCAAAGCCCTGTACATCGGCCTGCCGCTGGCCCTGGCGGTCGCCCTGGGCAGCGCCGCCGCTGGCTACTTCTACTGGCAAGGCCAGGCCGGCTACCCGCGCAAGATCGTCGACCAAGCCAACGCCCTGCACGAACACATGCTGTCGTTCGACAGCCACGTCACCGTGCCGCTGAACCTGGGCAGCGCCGGCCACGAGATCGACAAGGACGGCCCCGGCCAGTTCGACCTGGCCAAGGCCGGCAAGGGTCGCCTGTCGGGCGCGGCACTGACCATCTTCGGCTGGCCGGAGATCTGGAACGGCGCCAACGCGCCGCACCGCCCCAGCCCAGGCTTTGTCGACGCGGCGCGCCAGGAACAGGAAGTGCGCTACAAGATCATCAGCGGCATGGTTCGCGACTTCCCCAACCAGGTCGGTATCGCCTACACCCCCGACGACTTCCGCCGCCTCAACGGCGAAGGCAAGTTCGCCATCTTCATCAGCATGCTCAACGCCTATCCACTGGGCCACGACCTGGCGCAACTGGACCTGTGGGCCGCGCGCGGCATGCGCATGTTCGGCTTCAGCTACACCGGCAACAACGACTGGGCCGATTCCTCGCGCCCACTGCCGTTCTTCAACGACACCGCGGATGCCCTCGGCGGCCTGTCGCCGATCGGCGAGCAGGCGGTCAAGCGCCTCAACGACCTGGGGGTGATCATCGATGTCTCGCAGATGTCGACCCTGGCCCTGGAGGACGTCGCCCGCCTGTCCCGCGCGCCTTTCGTGGCCTCTCATTCGGCGCCCCGGGCGCTGGTGGACATCCCGCGCAACCTGTCCGACAAGGAGATGCGCTTGATCAAGGACAGTGGCGGGGTGATCCAGGTGGTCGGCTTCGGCCAGTACCTCAAGCCGCTGGGCAAGCCGGTGCTGGACAAGCTCGAGGCCCTGCGCGCGCGTTTCGACCTGCAGCCCTTGCAAGGCCTGGCCAATGCACTGATGCCCGGCGACGCGGTGATCGCCATCTGGCCCGAGCAGCGCTTTGGCGAATACGCCAGTGCCCTGTACGGCATCCTCGAGGAGGAGCCCAAGGCCACCCTCAAGCAGTACGTCGACGCCATCGACTACACGGTGAAGAAAGTCGGCATCGACCATGTCGGCATCAGCTCGGATTTCAACGACGGCGGCGGCCTGGAAGGCTGGAAGGACGTCAGCGAAATCCGCAACGTCACCGCCGAACTGCTCAGCCGCGGCTACAGCGAAACCGACATCGGCAAGCTCTGGGCGGGCAATTTCCTGCGCGTCTGGGAGCAGGTGCAGAAGTCCGCCCACCCCATCGCCAACCGCTGA
- the pvdN gene encoding pyoverdine-tailoring periplasmic protein PvdN produces the protein MSNRRTFLKQASLLAASLPLLPQALADTAAKPLRGTDKWHNLRELFPLDPGVAHFANFLVTAHPRPVQAAIDRHRADLDRNPAALMDWESQYEWQREDEVREWAARYLEVGPRQIALTGSTTEGLAMIYGGLKVGADQEILVTEHEHYSAHKALAFRSQRQGTAVRKIRLFDNPWTVSSDQVLSTLDQAIKPHTRVLGMTWVHSGSGVKLPVGEIGELVRRHNRERSEAERILYVVDGVHGFGVENARFADFNCDYFIAGTHKWMFGPRGTGIICAASTGMEHLVPTVATFSRDEDFATIMTPGGYHAFEHRWATGEAFKLHLELGKAEVQQRIHQLNSLLKARLSEHRQVQLVTPRSEQFSAGFTFFRLKDRDPDAVAAQLCANKVMCDAVHRDVGPVIRLAPSLLNDERQIDRAMSLITQQL, from the coding sequence ATGAGCAACCGTCGCACTTTTCTCAAGCAGGCCAGCCTGCTCGCCGCCAGCCTGCCACTGCTGCCCCAGGCCCTGGCCGACACCGCCGCCAAGCCGTTGCGCGGCACCGACAAATGGCACAACCTGCGTGAGCTGTTCCCCCTGGACCCTGGCGTGGCGCACTTCGCCAACTTCCTGGTCACCGCCCACCCACGCCCGGTGCAGGCGGCCATCGACCGCCACCGCGCCGACCTCGACCGCAACCCTGCCGCCCTGATGGACTGGGAAAGCCAGTACGAATGGCAGCGCGAGGACGAGGTGCGCGAGTGGGCCGCGCGCTACCTGGAGGTCGGCCCACGCCAGATCGCCCTCACCGGCAGCACCACCGAAGGCCTGGCGATGATCTATGGCGGCCTCAAGGTGGGCGCCGACCAGGAAATCCTGGTCACCGAGCACGAGCACTACTCCGCGCACAAGGCGCTGGCCTTTCGCAGCCAGCGCCAGGGTACCGCGGTACGCAAGATCCGCCTGTTCGACAACCCGTGGACGGTGTCCAGCGACCAGGTGCTGAGCACCCTGGACCAGGCCATCAAGCCCCACACCCGGGTGCTGGGCATGACCTGGGTGCACTCCGGCAGCGGGGTCAAGCTGCCGGTGGGCGAAATCGGCGAGCTGGTGCGCCGGCATAACCGTGAACGCAGCGAGGCCGAGCGCATCCTCTATGTCGTCGACGGCGTCCACGGCTTCGGCGTGGAGAACGCGCGTTTCGCCGATTTCAACTGCGACTACTTCATCGCCGGCACCCACAAGTGGATGTTCGGCCCGCGCGGCACCGGGATCATCTGCGCCGCCTCCACCGGCATGGAGCACCTGGTGCCCACGGTCGCGACCTTCTCCCGCGACGAAGACTTCGCCACCATTATGACCCCCGGTGGCTACCACGCCTTCGAACACCGCTGGGCCACCGGCGAAGCCTTCAAGCTGCACCTGGAGCTGGGCAAGGCCGAGGTGCAGCAGCGCATCCACCAGCTCAACAGCCTGCTCAAGGCACGCCTGAGCGAACACCGCCAGGTGCAGTTGGTGACCCCGCGCAGCGAACAATTTTCCGCCGGCTTCACCTTCTTCCGCCTCAAGGACCGCGACCCCGACGCCGTGGCTGCGCAGCTGTGCGCCAACAAGGTGATGTGCGACGCCGTGCACCGCGACGTCGGCCCGGTCATTCGCCTGGCCCCCAGCCTGCTCAACGATGAGCGCCAGATCGACCGGGCCATGTCCCTGATTACCCAGCAACTCTGA
- a CDS encoding formylglycine-generating enzyme family protein, whose protein sequence is MHTPLHRLTLAAVLAACSLPALAAPPAIVPGTVFRDCDTLCPEMVVVPAGTFVMGTPADEMGRQDDEGPQHPVTFAKPFAISRFQVTAGEWDAYLKASGARIADGDDRPGRRCTASKPSYPQGPRQPAVCMTYFDVQDYVAWLSQKTGHTYRMVSEAQREYAARGGSSGPFPFEPDANYQISRHANVYGPKDGFSFSSPVGSFPANAFGVYDMHGNVYEWVEDCEHDSYVGAPADGSAWGRASRAADSCKVVQIRGNDWGEAPIFSRSGNRNAMVPGKPGDWLGVRIVREL, encoded by the coding sequence ATGCATACCCCCCTGCACCGCCTCACCCTGGCCGCCGTGCTGGCAGCCTGCAGCCTGCCGGCCCTGGCCGCACCGCCCGCCATCGTGCCCGGCACGGTATTTCGCGACTGCGACACGCTGTGTCCGGAAATGGTCGTAGTGCCCGCCGGCACCTTCGTCATGGGCACCCCCGCCGATGAAATGGGCCGCCAGGACGACGAAGGCCCGCAACACCCGGTGACCTTCGCCAAGCCCTTCGCCATCAGCCGCTTCCAGGTCACTGCCGGCGAGTGGGATGCCTACCTCAAGGCCTCCGGCGCCCGCATCGCCGACGGCGACGACCGCCCGGGCCGGCGCTGCACCGCGAGCAAGCCAAGTTATCCGCAGGGCCCGCGCCAGCCAGCCGTGTGCATGACCTACTTCGACGTACAGGACTACGTGGCCTGGCTGTCGCAAAAGACCGGCCACACCTACCGCATGGTCAGCGAAGCCCAGCGCGAATATGCCGCGCGCGGCGGCAGCAGCGGCCCGTTCCCCTTCGAACCCGACGCCAACTACCAGATCAGCCGGCACGCCAATGTCTACGGCCCCAAGGACGGCTTCAGCTTCAGCTCGCCGGTGGGCAGCTTCCCGGCCAACGCCTTCGGCGTGTACGACATGCATGGCAACGTCTACGAGTGGGTCGAGGACTGCGAGCACGATAGCTACGTCGGCGCCCCTGCCGATGGCAGCGCCTGGGGCCGGGCGAGCCGCGCGGCGGACAGCTGCAAGGTGGTGCAGATCCGTGGCAACGACTGGGGCGAGGCACCGATCTTCTCCCGTTCGGGCAACCGCAACGCCATGGTTCCGGGCAAGCCTGGCGACTGGCTGGGGGTGCGTATCGTGCGCGAGCTCTGA
- a CDS encoding lysine N(6)-hydroxylase/L-ornithine N(5)-oxygenase family protein produces the protein MSQPHSSQQVHDLIGVGFGPSNLALAIALEELAETHGHALDALFIDKQSDYRWHGNTLATQSELQISFLKDLVSLRNPTSPYSFVNYLHQKQRLADFINLGTFYPCRLEYNDYLRWAAEHFATQACYGEEVVRIEPVLEAGKVHQLRVIARDAAGREHARLSRAVVVGSGGTPKVPDSFRAFKDDPRVFHHSSYLSSLATLPCNQGKPMRIAIVGSGQSAAEAFIDLNDSFPSVKVDMIVRATALKPADDSPFVNEIFAPDYTDLVFNQDQAERQKLIGEYHNTNYSVVDIDLLERIYGILYRQKVAHQYRHAVLCRRQVQAATATAEGIELTLQDLATHQSQTHRYDAVILATGYERRSHRDLLAPLQGYLEDFSVARDYRALANSELLTPVYLQGFCETSHGLSDTLLSVLPNRAAEIGESLYAALADAEHALPTHPTSALIGA, from the coding sequence ATGAGCCAGCCCCATTCCTCCCAGCAGGTCCACGACCTCATCGGCGTGGGCTTCGGCCCTTCCAACCTGGCCCTGGCCATCGCGTTGGAAGAGCTTGCCGAAACCCACGGCCACGCCCTCGACGCGCTGTTCATCGACAAGCAGAGCGACTATCGCTGGCACGGCAACACCCTGGCCACCCAGAGCGAGCTGCAGATTTCCTTCCTCAAGGACCTGGTTTCGCTGCGCAACCCCACCAGCCCCTACAGCTTCGTCAACTACCTGCACCAGAAGCAGCGCCTGGCCGACTTCATCAACCTCGGCACCTTCTACCCCTGCCGCCTGGAGTACAACGACTACCTGCGCTGGGCCGCCGAGCACTTCGCCACCCAGGCCTGCTATGGCGAGGAAGTGGTGCGCATCGAGCCGGTACTGGAGGCTGGCAAGGTGCATCAGTTGCGGGTGATCGCCCGTGATGCCGCAGGCCGTGAACACGCCCGCCTGAGCCGCGCGGTGGTGGTTGGCAGCGGCGGTACGCCCAAGGTGCCGGACAGTTTCCGCGCCTTCAAGGACGACCCACGGGTGTTCCACCACTCCAGCTACCTGAGCAGCCTGGCGACCTTGCCGTGCAACCAGGGCAAGCCGATGCGCATCGCCATCGTCGGCTCAGGGCAGAGCGCCGCCGAAGCCTTCATCGACCTCAACGACAGCTTCCCGTCGGTCAAGGTCGACATGATCGTGCGCGCCACCGCGCTCAAGCCCGCCGACGACAGCCCGTTCGTCAACGAGATCTTCGCCCCGGACTACACCGACCTGGTGTTCAACCAGGACCAGGCCGAGCGCCAGAAACTGATCGGCGAATACCACAACACCAATTACTCGGTGGTCGACATCGACCTGCTCGAGCGCATCTACGGCATTCTCTATCGGCAGAAGGTCGCCCACCAGTATCGCCATGCCGTGCTCTGCCGCCGCCAGGTGCAGGCCGCCACCGCCACCGCCGAAGGCATCGAGTTGACCCTGCAGGACCTGGCCACCCACCAGTCGCAGACCCATCGCTACGATGCGGTGATCCTCGCCACCGGCTACGAACGCCGCTCGCACCGCGACCTGCTGGCGCCGCTGCAAGGCTACCTGGAGGACTTCAGCGTCGCCCGCGACTACCGGGCGCTGGCCAACAGCGAGCTGCTGACGCCGGTGTACCTGCAGGGCTTCTGCGAAACCAGCCACGGCCTGAGCGACACCCTGCTCTCGGTACTGCCAAACCGCGCCGCGGAAATTGGCGAGTCGCTGTATGCCGCGCTCGCAGACGCCGAGCATGCCCTCCCCACCCACCCGACCAGCGCCCTGATCGGCGCATAA
- a CDS encoding cyclic peptide export ABC transporter: MSKQTRGALRELFVLLRPYWAQVVTAIVLGMVGGLSVTLLLATINDGLHSETGPGPALFAAFAGLCLVALLGSILSDIGTNRVGQQVIASLRKDLGAKVLSAPIAQIERYRSHRLIPVLTHDIDTISSFAFAFAPMAISLTVTLGCLGYLAMLSWPMFLLMLLAIGVGTAIQYSARNRGIKGFIAAREAEDELQKHYSAIAEGAKELRIHRPRRQRMLQDNIQRTADHIRDTQVRSINTFVIAKSFGSMLFFVVIGLAIGLQAYWPSTDKAVMSGFVLVLLYMKGPLEHLVSTLPIVSRAQIAFRRIAELSEQFSSPEPHLLQAPTRPGRQIRSLQLRGVRHSYPSVDGRAPFELGPIDLHIDQGEIVFIVGDNGCGKTTLIKLLLGLYPTQAGSILLDGQPVTDQNRDDYRQLFTTVFADYYLFEQLVDPDQQVPEQAAGYLERLEISHKVSIRDGAFSTTDLSTGQRKRLALLNAWIEERPILVFDEWAADQDPTFRRIFYTELLPDLKRLGKTIIVISHDDRYFDIADQLVSMKNGQLTCARALA; encoded by the coding sequence ATGAGCAAGCAAACCCGCGGCGCGCTGCGTGAACTCTTCGTCCTGCTGCGCCCGTACTGGGCGCAAGTGGTCACGGCCATTGTCCTGGGCATGGTCGGCGGCCTCAGCGTCACGCTGCTGCTGGCGACCATCAATGACGGCCTGCACAGCGAAACCGGCCCAGGGCCGGCACTGTTCGCGGCATTCGCCGGCTTGTGCCTGGTCGCCCTGCTCGGCTCGATCCTGTCGGACATCGGTACCAACCGCGTCGGCCAGCAGGTCATCGCCAGCCTGCGCAAGGACCTCGGCGCCAAGGTCCTCAGCGCGCCGATCGCACAGATCGAGCGCTACCGCAGCCACCGCCTGATCCCGGTGCTGACCCACGACATCGACACCATCAGCTCGTTCGCCTTCGCCTTCGCGCCCATGGCGATCTCACTGACCGTCACCCTCGGCTGCCTCGGCTACCTGGCCATGTTGTCATGGCCGATGTTCCTGCTGATGCTGCTGGCCATCGGTGTCGGCACCGCCATCCAGTACAGCGCGCGCAACCGCGGCATCAAGGGTTTCATCGCCGCGCGCGAGGCCGAGGACGAACTGCAAAAGCACTACAGCGCCATCGCCGAGGGCGCCAAGGAGCTGCGCATCCACCGCCCGCGGCGCCAGCGCATGCTGCAGGACAACATCCAGCGCACCGCCGACCATATTCGCGACACCCAGGTGCGCTCGATCAACACCTTCGTCATCGCCAAGAGTTTCGGCTCCATGCTGTTTTTCGTGGTCATCGGCCTGGCCATCGGCCTGCAGGCCTACTGGCCGAGCACCGACAAGGCAGTGATGAGCGGCTTCGTGCTGGTGCTGCTGTACATGAAGGGGCCCCTGGAGCACCTGGTCAGCACCCTGCCGATCGTCAGCCGCGCGCAGATCGCGTTCCGGCGCATCGCCGAGCTGTCCGAACAATTCTCCTCGCCCGAGCCGCACCTGCTGCAGGCGCCGACCCGCCCAGGGCGACAGATCCGCAGCCTGCAACTGCGCGGCGTGCGCCACAGCTACCCCAGCGTCGATGGCCGGGCGCCGTTCGAGCTGGGGCCGATCGATTTGCACATCGACCAGGGCGAGATCGTCTTCATCGTCGGCGACAACGGCTGCGGCAAGACCACCCTGATCAAGCTGCTGCTCGGGCTGTACCCCACCCAGGCCGGCAGCATCCTGCTCGACGGCCAGCCGGTCACCGACCAGAACCGCGACGACTATCGCCAGCTGTTCACCACGGTGTTCGCCGACTATTACCTGTTCGAACAGTTGGTCGACCCCGACCAGCAGGTCCCCGAGCAGGCGGCGGGTTACCTGGAGCGCCTGGAGATCAGCCACAAGGTGAGCATCCGCGATGGCGCCTTCAGCACCACCGACCTGTCCACCGGGCAACGCAAGCGCCTGGCCCTGCTCAACGCCTGGATCGAGGAACGGCCGATCCTGGTGTTCGACGAATGGGCCGCCGACCAGGACCCGACCTTCCGGCGCATCTTCTATACCGAGCTGCTGCCCGATCTCAAGCGCCTGGGCAAGACCATCATCGTGATCTCCCACGACGACCGTTACTTCGACATCGCCGATCAGCTGGTCAGCATGAAGAACGGCCAGCTGACCTGCGCTCGCGCGCTGGCTTGA
- a CDS encoding TonB-dependent siderophore receptor, translating into MSNAPRLSPLARALVLRRTLCAPLGLAASLGAATLGLPLQAQAQTVDFNIPSQSLDSALRAFATQADLQILYSPEDVQGLRSSALVGPREPAQGIAELLRGTSVRYNLNGNVLTLHAKADGSGLTLDATNISSTALGSTTEGTGSYTTGATSTATKMNLSLRHTPQSVSVITRQQIEDQGLLSIADVLNQTPGVTVSQDNTEVNSFYARGFEITNFQFDGLPSLSTNAPLRDNYGLIGTSIYDRIEVLRGSAGLLNGTGYPSGVVNFVRKRPTADFQGHVTAGAGTWDQYRTEVDLSGPLNDSKNLRGRMVAATQESGSYIDYLKREDHVFYGILEADLNDSTTVAFGMDYQNGHANGSTNSNLPAFYTNGQTVKPSRSTNSGAKWAYSDTETQRFFTSLEHHLANDWLIKMEANFRRYDVDNMTSTANGQINPVDNSATGFTSKYYSTSKELDFAAYANGPFELFGRTHEMVMGVNWARNENESATISYGSYRINNFFNWDNNPTKPTKPLYTVPYDTVARERAAYAAAIFKPTDDLNVILGTRVTDYYWNQDGVIPPLPRPNVHYNTRDSGVVTPYAGITYDLDEHHTVYASYADIFKPQPFNPDRNGAPIDPLTGESYELGIKGEYFDGRLNASLAVFASEQDNVAEADGLRVDVPNATAYRAASGVSTRGFEVEVSGELMPDWNVHGGYTYRHSEDKDGKKVSTTQPEQMLRMVTTYRLPGAFNRMTVGGNISWQSKIYYDTTLGYAPNAIDAHFEQKPYTLVGLMAAYDFSDNLRGNLNVNNLTDRKYFSGMGSYTSTFYGEPRNIMASLKYSF; encoded by the coding sequence TTGAGTAACGCACCTCGCCTCTCCCCCCTGGCCCGGGCACTGGTCTTGCGCCGCACCCTGTGCGCCCCGCTGGGTCTGGCGGCAAGCCTCGGCGCAGCCACCCTGGGTCTGCCCCTGCAGGCCCAGGCGCAGACGGTCGATTTCAACATCCCGTCGCAGTCCCTCGATAGCGCGCTGCGGGCATTCGCTACCCAGGCCGACCTGCAGATCCTGTACAGCCCCGAAGACGTCCAGGGCCTGCGCAGCAGTGCCCTGGTCGGCCCGCGGGAACCTGCCCAAGGCATTGCCGAACTGCTGCGTGGCACCAGCGTGCGCTACAACCTCAACGGCAACGTGCTGACCCTGCATGCCAAGGCCGACGGCAGCGGCCTGACCCTGGACGCCACCAACATCAGCAGCACCGCGCTGGGCTCGACCACCGAGGGTACCGGTTCCTACACCACCGGCGCGACCAGCACCGCCACCAAGATGAACCTGTCCCTGCGCCATACGCCGCAGTCGGTCAGCGTGATCACCCGCCAGCAGATCGAGGACCAGGGCCTGCTGAGCATCGCCGACGTGCTCAACCAGACGCCGGGCGTGACCGTCAGCCAGGACAACACCGAGGTCAATTCTTTCTATGCCCGCGGTTTCGAAATCACCAACTTTCAGTTCGACGGCCTGCCCAGCCTGAGCACCAACGCACCGCTGCGGGACAACTATGGGCTGATCGGCACCTCCATCTACGACCGCATCGAAGTGCTGCGCGGCTCGGCCGGCCTGCTCAACGGCACCGGCTACCCTTCTGGGGTGGTCAACTTCGTGCGCAAGCGCCCGACCGCCGACTTCCAGGGGCATGTCACCGCCGGTGCCGGCACCTGGGACCAGTACCGCACCGAGGTGGACCTGTCCGGCCCGCTCAACGACAGCAAGAACCTGCGTGGGCGCATGGTCGCCGCCACCCAGGAAAGCGGCAGCTACATCGACTACCTCAAGCGTGAAGACCACGTTTTCTACGGCATCCTCGAGGCGGACCTGAACGACAGCACCACCGTCGCCTTCGGCATGGACTACCAAAATGGCCACGCCAACGGCTCGACCAACTCCAACCTGCCGGCGTTCTACACCAATGGCCAGACCGTCAAGCCTTCGCGCTCGACCAACTCTGGCGCCAAGTGGGCCTACAGCGACACCGAGACCCAGCGCTTCTTCACCAGCCTCGAGCATCACCTGGCCAACGACTGGCTGATCAAGATGGAGGCCAACTTTCGCCGTTACGACGTGGACAACATGACCTCCACGGCCAACGGCCAGATCAACCCGGTGGACAACTCGGCCACAGGTTTCACCAGCAAGTACTATTCCACCTCCAAGGAACTGGACTTCGCCGCCTACGCCAACGGCCCGTTCGAGCTGTTCGGCCGCACCCACGAGATGGTCATGGGGGTGAACTGGGCGCGCAACGAAAACGAGTCGGCGACCATTTCCTACGGCAGCTATCGCATCAACAATTTCTTCAACTGGGACAACAACCCGACCAAGCCGACCAAGCCGCTGTACACCGTCCCCTACGACACCGTGGCCCGCGAACGCGCGGCCTATGCCGCGGCGATCTTCAAGCCCACCGATGACCTGAACGTGATCCTCGGCACCCGGGTCACCGACTACTACTGGAACCAGGATGGCGTGATCCCACCGCTGCCCCGGCCCAACGTGCACTACAACACCCGCGACAGCGGCGTGGTGACGCCGTATGCCGGCATCACCTACGACCTGGACGAGCACCACACGGTCTATGCCAGCTACGCCGATATCTTCAAGCCGCAACCGTTCAACCCGGACCGCAACGGCGCGCCGATCGACCCGCTGACCGGTGAGAGCTACGAGCTGGGCATCAAGGGCGAGTACTTCGATGGCCGCCTCAATGCCAGCCTGGCGGTATTCGCCTCCGAACAGGACAACGTCGCCGAGGCCGACGGCCTGCGCGTGGATGTGCCCAATGCCACGGCCTATCGCGCAGCGTCCGGCGTTTCCACCCGCGGCTTCGAGGTCGAGGTGTCCGGCGAGCTGATGCCCGACTGGAACGTGCATGGCGGCTACACCTACCGTCACTCCGAAGACAAGGACGGCAAAAAGGTCAGCACCACCCAGCCTGAGCAGATGCTGCGCATGGTCACCACCTACCGCCTGCCGGGTGCGTTCAACCGCATGACCGTGGGCGGCAACATCTCCTGGCAGAGCAAGATCTACTACGACACCACCCTGGGTTACGCGCCCAACGCCATCGACGCCCACTTCGAGCAGAAGCCCTACACCCTGGTGGGGCTGATGGCCGCGTATGACTTCAGCGACAACCTGCGTGGCAACCTCAACGTGAACAACCTCACCGACCGCAAGTACTTCAGCGGCATGGGCAGCTACACCTCGACCTTCTACGGCGAACCGCGCAACATCATGGCGAGCTTGAAATACTCGTTCTGA